A stretch of the Porifericola rhodea genome encodes the following:
- a CDS encoding glycosyltransferase — protein sequence METAAPVLSIVICTYNREEFIGKTLDHLSRQTLDNDQFEVIVVNNNSTDNTEKICQEFISQHPEMRIKYCLEMQQGHSYARNRGVNESEGSLIAYIDDDAFVHPEFGSNIIKFFNKRNDVKAIGGKIIPAYLEKKPKWMSHYLLPLVSALDMGKHPKAFTGRKFPVGANVTFRKSVFERYGLFNVKLGRIGSGLMGGDEKEMIYRLKKNNEAVYYVPDVIVEHVIPPKRLKMEYIQGLAEGVGQSEKRRLKNENGTEKVKRALEELIKIGGTFILFILYTLKGELAKGWMLMKFRYWVLLGFFR from the coding sequence ATGGAGACTGCTGCACCTGTACTATCTATTGTAATCTGCACATACAATCGGGAGGAATTTATTGGAAAAACGCTGGATCACCTAAGCCGTCAAACACTTGATAATGATCAGTTTGAAGTAATTGTTGTTAATAACAACAGTACAGATAATACCGAGAAAATCTGTCAGGAGTTTATCAGTCAACATCCGGAAATGAGGATTAAATACTGTCTGGAGATGCAACAAGGCCATTCCTATGCCAGAAACAGAGGAGTAAACGAATCTGAGGGTAGCCTGATTGCTTATATTGATGATGATGCCTTTGTACACCCTGAATTTGGGAGTAATATTATTAAGTTCTTTAATAAGCGAAATGATGTAAAGGCTATAGGTGGAAAAATTATACCCGCATATCTGGAAAAGAAGCCAAAATGGATGTCGCATTATTTACTACCATTAGTTTCCGCATTAGATATGGGCAAGCACCCCAAAGCTTTTACTGGCAGAAAATTTCCTGTAGGAGCAAATGTAACTTTTCGCAAATCTGTTTTTGAGCGCTATGGACTTTTTAATGTCAAACTGGGGCGCATAGGAAGTGGACTGATGGGCGGTGATGAAAAAGAAATGATTTACCGGCTTAAGAAAAATAATGAAGCAGTCTACTATGTGCCTGATGTGATTGTAGAGCATGTGATTCCCCCAAAACGCCTGAAAATGGAATATATACAGGGGCTGGCAGAAGGTGTCGGGCAAAGTGAAAAAAGAAGGTTGAAAAACGAAAATGGAACCGAAAAAGTAAAAAGAGCTTTAGAAGAACTCATTAAAATCGGAGGTACTTTCATTTTGTTTATCCTTTATACACTAAAAGGAGAGTTAGCCAAAGGTTGGATGCTCATGAAGTTCAGGTATTGGGTGCTGCTGGGCTTTTTCCGATAA
- a CDS encoding acyltransferase — protein MANLQLRKHIKPTIKDKLRIWNIKKRLGRCGKGVFFEKNASFMRYPKLISIGDHVIVKEGAKICPCNEQSSVSIGDNTTIGYHTYIFASQQISIGNNCQIAPFVYLVDSDHGIAKDTLMNQQPNITAPIHIGNDVWIATGAKILKGVTIHDGAVIAAGAVVKEDVQPYEIVGGIPAKHISFRE, from the coding sequence ATGGCTAACCTGCAACTTCGTAAGCATATTAAGCCGACTATTAAAGATAAACTTCGTATCTGGAATATAAAGAAGCGGCTGGGTAGATGTGGAAAGGGGGTGTTTTTTGAAAAAAATGCATCCTTTATGCGATACCCAAAACTGATTAGCATCGGTGATCATGTAATTGTTAAAGAAGGGGCAAAAATATGTCCCTGCAACGAACAATCTTCTGTTAGCATTGGTGATAATACAACGATTGGGTATCATACTTACATCTTTGCCTCTCAGCAAATAAGTATTGGTAATAATTGTCAGATTGCTCCCTTTGTATACCTAGTTGATAGTGACCATGGTATAGCTAAAGATACCCTTATGAATCAGCAGCCCAACATTACGGCTCCAATACATATCGGAAATGATGTGTGGATAGCAACAGGAGCAAAAATTTTAAAGGGTGTTACTATACATGATGGAGCAGTAATAGCAGCTGGGGCTGTGGTTAAGGAAGATGTACAGCCTTATGAAATTGTAGGTGGTATACCGGCCAAGCATATTTCTTTCAGAGAATAG
- a CDS encoding cytidylyltransferase domain-containing protein, translating into MRIGCIILARYNSNRLPGKALMQVGAKPILLQIYQALETIFTKEKIVVATSDSDTDEPIVSFCNTHQINFFRGSLDNVAERFYLCAKYYQYDFAFRINGDNLFVATDCIQEMLKVVSQNPSYDFLSNVKNRTYPFGMSVELVKISFYAHCLQKFLNNSHYQEHVTLYLYEHENLGKRQYFYNQTVPEAEGAHLAIDTPEDLNLAKAIYSLMPEAGNTPELSELIHYYQQAKKVK; encoded by the coding sequence ATGCGCATTGGTTGCATTATTTTAGCACGGTATAATTCTAACAGGCTTCCCGGTAAAGCTCTGATGCAGGTAGGTGCTAAACCGATACTCCTACAAATATATCAGGCCCTTGAGACAATATTTACTAAAGAAAAAATTGTTGTGGCTACCTCAGACTCTGATACTGACGAGCCTATCGTTTCTTTTTGCAATACACATCAGATCAATTTTTTCCGAGGTAGTCTGGATAATGTGGCTGAGCGCTTTTATTTGTGCGCTAAATATTATCAGTACGATTTTGCTTTTCGCATTAATGGTGATAACCTGTTTGTAGCCACGGATTGTATACAGGAAATGCTTAAGGTAGTTTCTCAAAATCCCTCATATGATTTTTTAAGCAATGTAAAGAACAGAACTTATCCTTTTGGTATGAGTGTAGAATTGGTTAAAATATCTTTTTATGCGCATTGCCTGCAAAAATTTTTAAATAATTCTCATTACCAGGAGCATGTCACTTTGTATCTGTACGAGCACGAAAACTTGGGTAAACGACAATATTTTTACAATCAAACGGTGCCAGAAGCAGAGGGGGCGCACCTGGCTATAGATACTCCTGAAGATTTGAACTTAGCTAAAGCCATTTATTCCCTAATGCCGGAAGCAGGCAACACACCTGAACTATCAGAACTAATACACTATTATCAGCAAGCAAAAAAAGTAAAATGA